A stretch of DNA from Candidatus Pseudomonas phytovorans:
GGCCAGGTAGGTCTGGATGCCGAACCAGGCGATTGCAATGACTGCACGGATCAGCGCCGGAATCTGCGCGCCATGGATGCCGAAGGCGATGCGGCTGATGACCGGGAAAGGTACCCCGGTTTTCTGCCCCATGTAGCCGGACAGGTTCATGAAGAAGTAGACCAGCGCTGCACCAATGGCCAGCGACAACAGAATTTGCCAGCCACCCAGGCCGAGGGCGAACAAGCCCATGGCGAACGAATAGTTGGCAATATTGTGCACATCGTTTGTCCACAACGCGAAGATACTGTAGCCGCCCCAACGACGGCCTTCGCTTTTGGTCGGGGCCAGGTCGCGGTTATGCAGGCGCGGGCTAAGGGCAAGTTCCGGCGCGCTGCCGGCAAGGGTGGAAGCGGGGTGGGTGCTGGCGACGGATAGTTCAGGGGCAAGGTCGAGGCTGCTACTCATTCCGGCGGGCTCCTGATGCACATGGACTGCGATGAGCGGGCATGCGCACGGGCTCGCCATCTCGTCAGTCCAGCGTTGGCATCACAGGGTTCTGGGCGCGGCGGCCGATATTGGACCGGCGTCGCGGGTTCTTGTGTATTTATGTTTTGTTTAAATTGTATACAAAACACGAACACACAAGAGCGAGTTCCATGCCAAGGAAAAGCGAGTTTCAACAAGTGCTTGTTTCGATATTATCTTTTTGAAAGATAAGGTAATGAAATACAGAGGATATAAATTGACCAAATGAACAGGTTTATTTTTTTTGGTGATTGATTAGTTGATCATTTGGTCAAAATATCCGACAGGAAGTGTGTAACGTATTAGGGCGTTGCTCGGGAAGTTGCACACAAAAATGGCACTTTTGGTGACGTTTATGTGTACAAAAAATGGTCAGCTTTTCCTGTCCCGGCCTCTTCGCGGGCGCGTCCGCTCCCACAGGGATCACCACAGGCCAGAATTCTGTGCAGTACCTGTGAGAGCGGGCATGCCCGCGAAGGGGCCATTCCAGGAGGAAATCAATCCATCGGCGGCAACCGCCGCTTCACCGGGCTTTTCTTGATGATCGCGGTATTGGTTTCGGCCAGCACATTGATGCGGTCGAGCAGGGTGTCCAGTTGCTCCATCGAGCGCACATGCAGCCGGGCGATAAAGCAGTCTTCGCCGGTGACCTTGTCGCACTCGGTGAACTCGGGGATGGCAATGATCTGCCGTTCCACCTCCTGCAACTGGCCCGGCAGTGGGCGAATGCGCACGATGGCCTGTAACTGGTAACCAAAGGCGCGCGGGTCGACCTCCACCGTGTAACCCCGCAGCACCCCACGTTCTTCCAGGCGGCGCAAGCGCTCGCTGACGCTGGGCGCCGACAGCCCGCTGACTTGCGCCAAGGCTTTGAGCGAGCGGCGAGAGTCTTCCATCAGTGCATTGATCAACAGCTGGTCGATGGTGTCAGTCATGGGTACCTCATCAGGTGATTCGCGTTATTTGCCTTGATAGTAAAGGTAAGGGTGCAAATCTGCCTTGGTTATCCGCTGGAAGGCTAAGCAGCAACCTTTGCATACTGTTGCCATCGTCAACGGGAGGTGTGAGATGGACAATTCATTGCGCCGTGGCTCGCTGGAAATGGTCTTCGCCATGCTGATTTCCGGGACCATAGGCTGGTTCGTGCTGGTGTCCGGTCAGCCGGTGCTTGAGGTGGTGTTCTGGCGTTGCGTGTTCGGCGCCGTGACCTTGCTGGTGATTTGCGCCGTTTTCGGCTTCTTGCGGCCGGGTGTGATCAGTCGCACGGCGTTCTTGCTGGCGATTGTCAGTGGCGTGGCCATTGTCGGTAACTGGTTGCTGTTGTTTGCCTCTTACTCGCGGGCGTCCATTGCCATTGGCACGGCGGTATACAACGTGCAGCCGTTCATGTTGGTGGGGCTGGCGGCGCTGTTCCTGGGCGAGAAGATCACGTTGGCCAAGGTCACCTGGCTGAGCATCGCCTTCCTCGGCATGTTGGCCATCGTCAGTGCCCACGGTGCGAACCAGGGGAGTGGTGAAGACTACTTGCTGGGCATTGCCCTGGCACTGGGCGCGGCGTTCTTGTATGCCATTGCCGCGTTGATCATCAAGCGTCTGAGTGGCACGCCACCCCACCTGATTGCGTTGATTCAGGTAACTACCGGTGCCTTGCTGCTGGCGCCGTGGGTCAAGCTCGGCGGATTGCCGGGTGAAGTGCCAGCGCTGGCCAGCCTGCTGATCCTGGGCATCGTGCATACCGGCGTGATGTATGTGCTGTTGTACAGCGCCATTCAGCGCTTGCCCACCGCGTTGACCGGAGCGCTCTCGTTCATCTATCCGATTGCGGCAATTGTGGTGGACTGGGTGGCGTTCGGGCACCGCCTGGCGCCGTTGCAGTGGCTGGGCGTTGGGCTGATTCTGCTGGCGGCGGCGGGGATGCAGCAGGGGTGGTGGTTTCGCCCGGCGCGGGTTGCCGTGAAGCATTGAAGCGGGCTGCAAGGTAGAATGCCGGTTTTGCCAGCCTGCGACCCGCCATGACTTCGCCAATCCACACCCTTGAGCAGCACCTGCTCGCCGCGCTCGACCCTGCCCCGCAGGAAACCCGCCGCCTGTTCCACGGTCGTGGCCGTTGCTGGCCGGGCCTGGAGCAGGTCACTGTCGACTGGCTGCAAGGTGTGCTGTCGGTCGCTTTGTTCCGCGAGCTGCCCGAAGGCCAGCTGGCCGAACTGGAGGCCATGCTGCGCAACCTCGCCGAGCGCCCGCAGTGGACTGGCCAGGCCATCATCATCCAGCACCGCTACCTGCCCGACAGCCCGGGCCAGTGGCTGCTGGGCGAGCCGTGCCAGCAACGCGAAGTGGTCGAAGACGGCCTGTCGTATCTGCTGGACCTGGGGGTGCGGCAGAACAACGGTCTGTTTCTCGACATGCGCTACGGGCGACGCTGGGTGCGCGAGCAGGGGGCGGGCAAGCGCGTACTGAACCTGTTCGCCTACACCTGCGGCTTCTCGGTGGCGGCCATTGCCGGTGGCGCCGAGCAGGTGGTGAACCTGGACATGGCCAAGTCGGCTTTGTCGCGGGGCAGGGACAACCACCGGCTGAATTGCCACGATGCGTCGCGGGTGGCGTACCTGGGGCACGAACTGTTCAAGTCATGGGGCAAGGTGCGCAAGTACGGGCCTTATGATCTGATCATCATCGATCCGCCGACCTTCCAGCGCGGCAGCTTTGTGCTCACCCAGGACTACGCGAAGATCCTGCGGCGTTTGCCGGAGTTGTTGAGCGAAGGGGGTACGGTGCTGGCGTGTGTCAACGACCCGGGGATCGGGCCGGAGTTTCTGATCGAGGGGATGGCCGAGCAGGCGCCGGGGCTGGCGTTTGTCGAGCGGCTGGAGAACCCGCCGGAGTTTCCGGATGCGGACCCGGCTGGGGGCTTGAAGGCCTTGGTGTTCCGCCAGGTTTGATGTTGCCCTTGCTGGCCTCTTCGCGGCTAAAGCCGCTCCCACAGGGATCGCCACAGGTCCGAACACTGTGGGGTCCCTGTGGGAGCGGGTTCACCCGCGAAGAGGCCAGCACGGCCTGCATCAGTTACTGGCCGGTGTAGATCTGGTCAAACACCCCACCATCATTGAAGTGGGTCTTTTGCACGGTGCGCCAGTCACCAAAGGTTTTCTCCACCGACAGGAAGTCCACTTTCGGGAAGCGGTCGGTGTACTTG
This window harbors:
- a CDS encoding Lrp/AsnC family transcriptional regulator gives rise to the protein MTDTIDQLLINALMEDSRRSLKALAQVSGLSAPSVSERLRRLEERGVLRGYTVEVDPRAFGYQLQAIVRIRPLPGQLQEVERQIIAIPEFTECDKVTGEDCFIARLHVRSMEQLDTLLDRINVLAETNTAIIKKSPVKRRLPPMD
- a CDS encoding DMT family transporter gives rise to the protein MDNSLRRGSLEMVFAMLISGTIGWFVLVSGQPVLEVVFWRCVFGAVTLLVICAVFGFLRPGVISRTAFLLAIVSGVAIVGNWLLLFASYSRASIAIGTAVYNVQPFMLVGLAALFLGEKITLAKVTWLSIAFLGMLAIVSAHGANQGSGEDYLLGIALALGAAFLYAIAALIIKRLSGTPPHLIALIQVTTGALLLAPWVKLGGLPGEVPALASLLILGIVHTGVMYVLLYSAIQRLPTALTGALSFIYPIAAIVVDWVAFGHRLAPLQWLGVGLILLAAAGMQQGWWFRPARVAVKH
- a CDS encoding class I SAM-dependent methyltransferase, which translates into the protein MTSPIHTLEQHLLAALDPAPQETRRLFHGRGRCWPGLEQVTVDWLQGVLSVALFRELPEGQLAELEAMLRNLAERPQWTGQAIIIQHRYLPDSPGQWLLGEPCQQREVVEDGLSYLLDLGVRQNNGLFLDMRYGRRWVREQGAGKRVLNLFAYTCGFSVAAIAGGAEQVVNLDMAKSALSRGRDNHRLNCHDASRVAYLGHELFKSWGKVRKYGPYDLIIIDPPTFQRGSFVLTQDYAKILRRLPELLSEGGTVLACVNDPGIGPEFLIEGMAEQAPGLAFVERLENPPEFPDADPAGGLKALVFRQV